A single genomic interval of Seriola aureovittata isolate HTS-2021-v1 ecotype China chromosome 10, ASM2101889v1, whole genome shotgun sequence harbors:
- the bmal2 gene encoding aryl hydrocarbon receptor nuclear translocator-like protein 2 isoform X1: MSARNASAGGGDRAGGGEPAEDVLVDENQSSSLSLSSLMTPSSAAGMSLSMEMPRKRKGSIDNQDTKSASIPDADMEDDQNRSDGEDQHVKMKCIREPHSQIEKRRRDKMNNLIDKLSAMIPTCNPMSRKLDKLTVLRMAVQHLKSLKGSASSFSEANYKPSFLPNEELKHLVLKAADGFLFVVGCDRGKIVFVSESVTKILNYSRTELIGQSLFDYIHPKDMGKVKEQLSASELYPRERLIDAKTGLQVQADLPVGAARLCSGARRSFFCRMKYNKVSVKVEEKEFQASTSKKKESQKYCTVHCTGYMRSWPTSQLGADGEGEADKQDSSHFSCLVAVGRIHSHSSPQVNGEVRVKPTEFITRYAMDGKFTFVDQRATTILGYLPQELLGTSCYEYFHQDDLPHLADRHRKVLRSKEKIETNCYKFKTKYGSFVTLQSQWFSFVNPWTKEVEYIVSTNTVISHDHSRNRSGNKSEQLSNSKTSEEDGKKSLPIIPGISNTPGTMIYAGSIGTQIANELLDFNRMNSSPSSGNVSPFSLPQDKSPQTHNQMSNNVPNGEATDMEMPGKSSSEDEPQGATFSGGETLMGENSQLDLDSVVGPGLSSLSNDEAAMAVIMSLLETDTNLGEAVDFEEMHWSL; encoded by the exons ATGTCGGCCAGGAATGCATCGGCTGGTGGCGGTGACAGAGCGGGAGGAGGCGAACCGGCAG aggaTGTGCTGGTTGATGAAAACCaaagcagctctctctctctgtccagccTGATGACCCCATCCTCAGCTGCTGGCATGTCCTTAAGTATGGAGATGCCCCGGAAGCGCAAGGGCAGCATAGACAACCA GGATACAAAATCTGCTTCCATCCCTGATGCAGATATGGAAGACGACCAAAACAG GTCAGATGGAGAGGACcaacatgtcaaaatgaaatgcatcag GGAGCCACACAGCCAAATTGAGAAGAGGAGACGGGACAAAATGAACAACCTCATAGACAAACTATCAGCCATGATTCCGACTTGTAACCCCATGTCTCGAAAGCTGGACAAGCTCACTGTGCTCAGAATGGCTGTGCAGCACCTCAAATCTCTCAAAG GTTCAGCAAGTTCATTTTCTGAAGCTAATTATAAGCCGTCATTCCTTCCTAATGAGGAGCTGAAACACCTTGTCCTCAAG GCTGCAGATGGGTTCCTGTTTGTAGTGGGCTGTGATCGTGGGAAAATAGTTTTTGTCTCAGAGTCCGTCACGAAGATATTAAATTATAGTCGG ACGGAGCTGATCGGACAGAGCCTGTTTGATTACATACACCCCAAGGACATGGGAAAAGTGAAGGAGCAGCTGTCAGCTTCTGAATTATACCCTCGTGAACGACTAATAGATGCTAAAA CCGGTCTGCAGGTCCAGGCTGACCTCCCAGTCGGTGCAGCTCGGCTGTGTTCAGGCGCACGGCGCTCTTTCTTCTGCCGCATGAAGTACAACAAAGTTTCTGTcaaagtggaggagaaggagttcCAGGCCAGCACCTCCAAAAAGAAAG AGTCGCAGAAGTACTGCACAGTCCACTGTACAGGCTACATGCGCAGCTGGCCAACCAGTCAGTTGGGAGCAGACGGGGAGGGCGAGGCGGACAAGCAGgacagctcccacttcagctgcCTGGTGGCGGTGGGACGCATCCACTCTCACTCATCTCCCCAGGTTAACGGAGAAGTCCGAGTTAAACCAACAGAGTTCATCACACGCTATGCCATGGATGGCAAATTCACCTTTGTGGATCAAAG AGCGACAACCATTCTTGGTTATCTTCCCCAAGAGTTGCTTGGGACATCATGCTATGAGTACTTCCATCAAGACGACTTACCGCATTTAGCAGATAGACATCGAAAAG TGCTGCGGAGTAAAGAGAAAATTGAGACAAACTGTTATAagttcaaaacaaaatatgGCTCTTTCGTCACTCTGCAAAGTCAGTGGTTTAGTTTTGTAAATCCCTGGACCAAAGAAGTAGAATACATAGTGTCAACTAATACAGTCATATC ACATGATCACAGTCGAAACAGGTCGGGAAACAAGTCTGAACAGCTGAGCAATTCCAAGACTTCTGAAG aaGATGGCAAGAAGTCCCTTCCGATTATACCAGGCATCTCCAACACACCTGGAACTATGATTTATGCTGGAAGCATAGGGACCCAGATTGCCAATGAGCTCCTGGATTTCAACAG GATGAACTCATCACCTTCCAGTGGTAACGTCAGCCCGTTCAGTTTGCCACAGGATAAGTCTCCACAAACTCACAATCAAATGAGCAACAAT GTGCCAAATGGAGAGGCAACAGACATGGAGATGCCAGGAAAGTCCAGCTCAGAGGATGAGCCCCAGGGAGCTACATTctcaggaggagaaacactcaTGG GGGAGAATTCCCAGCTGGATTTGGACAGTGTGGTTGGACCAGGCCTTAGTAGTCTCAGCAACGATGAAGCAGCCATGGCAGTGATCATGAGCCTCCTGGAGACGGACACAAACTTGGGCGAGGCTGTGGACTTTGAAGAGATGCACTGGTCTTTATAG
- the si:ch211-245j22.3 gene encoding guanylyl cyclase inhibitory protein: MGQAATLPCRRGESYVTELYEWFRKFINECPSGLITLHEFQRHFCNGTVGSESAEYAEQIFRTLDTNGDGVVDFREYVMAISMLIEGSAVEKLHWSFKLYDKDRDGAITKEEMLEIMQAVYKMSVAAALTKPNPLTAEECTNRIFVRLDKDNNAIISLEEFIEGALDDDWIREMLECDPSTVKVERPLRRDTALGTHG; encoded by the exons ATGGGCCAAGCTGCTACCCTGCCTTGCAGGAGGGGAGAGTCTTATGTTACGGAGCTGTACGAATGGTTCAG AAAGTTTATTAATGAATGTCCAAGTGGTCTGATCACTCTTCATGAGTTTCAAAGGCATTTCTGCAACGGAACAGTGGGCAGTGAGTCAGCTGAGTATGCAGAGCAGATATTCCGCACACTGGACACTAATGGA gATGGGGTGGTTGATTTCAGGGAGTATGTCATGGCCATCAGCATGCTTATTGAAGGTTCGGCTGTGGAGAAGCTGCACTGGTCATTCAAGCTCTATGACAAAGACCGAGATGGTGCCATTACAAAGGAGGAAATGCTGGAGatcatgcag GCGGTTTATAAGATGAGTGTAGCCGCTGCTTTGACCAAACCAAACCCACTCACAGCTGAAGAATGTACCAACAGGATATTTGTGAGATTAGATAAAGACAATAATG CCATCATCAGTCTAGAGGAGTTCATAGAGGGAGCGCTGGATGATGATTGGATCAGAGAGATGCTGGAATGTGACCCCAGTACCGTGAAGGTGGAGAGGCCCCTGAGGAGGGACACCGCTTTGGGGACCCATGGTTGA
- the bmal2 gene encoding aryl hydrocarbon receptor nuclear translocator-like protein 2 isoform X3 yields MSARNASAGGGDRAGGGEPAEDVLVDENQSSSLSLSSLMTPSSAAGMSLSMEMPRKRKGSIDNQDTKSASIPDADMEDDQNRSDGEDQHVKMKCIREPHSQIEKRRRDKMNNLIDKLSAMIPTCNPMSRKLDKLTVLRMAVQHLKSLKGSASSFSEANYKPSFLPNEELKHLVLKTELIGQSLFDYIHPKDMGKVKEQLSASELYPRERLIDAKTGLQVQADLPVGAARLCSGARRSFFCRMKYNKVSVKVEEKEFQASTSKKKESQKYCTVHCTGYMRSWPTSQLGADGEGEADKQDSSHFSCLVAVGRIHSHSSPQVNGEVRVKPTEFITRYAMDGKFTFVDQRATTILGYLPQELLGTSCYEYFHQDDLPHLADRHRKVLRSKEKIETNCYKFKTKYGSFVTLQSQWFSFVNPWTKEVEYIVSTNTVISHDHSRNRSGNKSEQLSNSKTSEEDGKKSLPIIPGISNTPGTMIYAGSIGTQIANELLDFNRMNSSPSSGNVSPFSLPQDKSPQTHNQMSNNVPNGEATDMEMPGKSSSEDEPQGATFSGGETLMGENSQLDLDSVVGPGLSSLSNDEAAMAVIMSLLETDTNLGEAVDFEEMHWSL; encoded by the exons ATGTCGGCCAGGAATGCATCGGCTGGTGGCGGTGACAGAGCGGGAGGAGGCGAACCGGCAG aggaTGTGCTGGTTGATGAAAACCaaagcagctctctctctctgtccagccTGATGACCCCATCCTCAGCTGCTGGCATGTCCTTAAGTATGGAGATGCCCCGGAAGCGCAAGGGCAGCATAGACAACCA GGATACAAAATCTGCTTCCATCCCTGATGCAGATATGGAAGACGACCAAAACAG GTCAGATGGAGAGGACcaacatgtcaaaatgaaatgcatcag GGAGCCACACAGCCAAATTGAGAAGAGGAGACGGGACAAAATGAACAACCTCATAGACAAACTATCAGCCATGATTCCGACTTGTAACCCCATGTCTCGAAAGCTGGACAAGCTCACTGTGCTCAGAATGGCTGTGCAGCACCTCAAATCTCTCAAAG GTTCAGCAAGTTCATTTTCTGAAGCTAATTATAAGCCGTCATTCCTTCCTAATGAGGAGCTGAAACACCTTGTCCTCAAG ACGGAGCTGATCGGACAGAGCCTGTTTGATTACATACACCCCAAGGACATGGGAAAAGTGAAGGAGCAGCTGTCAGCTTCTGAATTATACCCTCGTGAACGACTAATAGATGCTAAAA CCGGTCTGCAGGTCCAGGCTGACCTCCCAGTCGGTGCAGCTCGGCTGTGTTCAGGCGCACGGCGCTCTTTCTTCTGCCGCATGAAGTACAACAAAGTTTCTGTcaaagtggaggagaaggagttcCAGGCCAGCACCTCCAAAAAGAAAG AGTCGCAGAAGTACTGCACAGTCCACTGTACAGGCTACATGCGCAGCTGGCCAACCAGTCAGTTGGGAGCAGACGGGGAGGGCGAGGCGGACAAGCAGgacagctcccacttcagctgcCTGGTGGCGGTGGGACGCATCCACTCTCACTCATCTCCCCAGGTTAACGGAGAAGTCCGAGTTAAACCAACAGAGTTCATCACACGCTATGCCATGGATGGCAAATTCACCTTTGTGGATCAAAG AGCGACAACCATTCTTGGTTATCTTCCCCAAGAGTTGCTTGGGACATCATGCTATGAGTACTTCCATCAAGACGACTTACCGCATTTAGCAGATAGACATCGAAAAG TGCTGCGGAGTAAAGAGAAAATTGAGACAAACTGTTATAagttcaaaacaaaatatgGCTCTTTCGTCACTCTGCAAAGTCAGTGGTTTAGTTTTGTAAATCCCTGGACCAAAGAAGTAGAATACATAGTGTCAACTAATACAGTCATATC ACATGATCACAGTCGAAACAGGTCGGGAAACAAGTCTGAACAGCTGAGCAATTCCAAGACTTCTGAAG aaGATGGCAAGAAGTCCCTTCCGATTATACCAGGCATCTCCAACACACCTGGAACTATGATTTATGCTGGAAGCATAGGGACCCAGATTGCCAATGAGCTCCTGGATTTCAACAG GATGAACTCATCACCTTCCAGTGGTAACGTCAGCCCGTTCAGTTTGCCACAGGATAAGTCTCCACAAACTCACAATCAAATGAGCAACAAT GTGCCAAATGGAGAGGCAACAGACATGGAGATGCCAGGAAAGTCCAGCTCAGAGGATGAGCCCCAGGGAGCTACATTctcaggaggagaaacactcaTGG GGGAGAATTCCCAGCTGGATTTGGACAGTGTGGTTGGACCAGGCCTTAGTAGTCTCAGCAACGATGAAGCAGCCATGGCAGTGATCATGAGCCTCCTGGAGACGGACACAAACTTGGGCGAGGCTGTGGACTTTGAAGAGATGCACTGGTCTTTATAG
- the bmal2 gene encoding aryl hydrocarbon receptor nuclear translocator-like protein 2 isoform X2, protein MSARNASAGGGDRAGGGEPAEDVLVDENQSSSLSLSSLMTPSSAAGMSLSMEMPRKRKGSIDNQDTKSASIPDADMEDDQNRSDGEDQHVKMKCIREPHSQIEKRRRDKMNNLIDKLSAMIPTCNPMSRKLDKLTVLRMAVQHLKSLKGSASSFSEANYKPSFLPNEELKHLVLKAADGFLFVVGCDRGKIVFVSESVTKILNYSRTELIGQSLFDYIHPKDMGKVKEQLSASELYPRERLIDAKTGLQVQADLPVGAARLCSGARRSFFCRMKYNKVSVKVEEKEFQASTSKKKESQKYCTVHCTGYMRSWPTSQLGADGEGEADKQDSSHFSCLVAVGRIHSHSSPQVNGEVRVKPTEFITRYAMDGKFTFVDQRATTILGYLPQELLGTSCYEYFHQDDLPHLADRHRKVLRSKEKIETNCYKFKTKYGSFVTLQSQWFSFVNPWTKEVEYIVSTNTVISHDHSRNRSGNKSEQLSNSKTSEDGKKSLPIIPGISNTPGTMIYAGSIGTQIANELLDFNRMNSSPSSGNVSPFSLPQDKSPQTHNQMSNNVPNGEATDMEMPGKSSSEDEPQGATFSGGETLMGENSQLDLDSVVGPGLSSLSNDEAAMAVIMSLLETDTNLGEAVDFEEMHWSL, encoded by the exons ATGTCGGCCAGGAATGCATCGGCTGGTGGCGGTGACAGAGCGGGAGGAGGCGAACCGGCAG aggaTGTGCTGGTTGATGAAAACCaaagcagctctctctctctgtccagccTGATGACCCCATCCTCAGCTGCTGGCATGTCCTTAAGTATGGAGATGCCCCGGAAGCGCAAGGGCAGCATAGACAACCA GGATACAAAATCTGCTTCCATCCCTGATGCAGATATGGAAGACGACCAAAACAG GTCAGATGGAGAGGACcaacatgtcaaaatgaaatgcatcag GGAGCCACACAGCCAAATTGAGAAGAGGAGACGGGACAAAATGAACAACCTCATAGACAAACTATCAGCCATGATTCCGACTTGTAACCCCATGTCTCGAAAGCTGGACAAGCTCACTGTGCTCAGAATGGCTGTGCAGCACCTCAAATCTCTCAAAG GTTCAGCAAGTTCATTTTCTGAAGCTAATTATAAGCCGTCATTCCTTCCTAATGAGGAGCTGAAACACCTTGTCCTCAAG GCTGCAGATGGGTTCCTGTTTGTAGTGGGCTGTGATCGTGGGAAAATAGTTTTTGTCTCAGAGTCCGTCACGAAGATATTAAATTATAGTCGG ACGGAGCTGATCGGACAGAGCCTGTTTGATTACATACACCCCAAGGACATGGGAAAAGTGAAGGAGCAGCTGTCAGCTTCTGAATTATACCCTCGTGAACGACTAATAGATGCTAAAA CCGGTCTGCAGGTCCAGGCTGACCTCCCAGTCGGTGCAGCTCGGCTGTGTTCAGGCGCACGGCGCTCTTTCTTCTGCCGCATGAAGTACAACAAAGTTTCTGTcaaagtggaggagaaggagttcCAGGCCAGCACCTCCAAAAAGAAAG AGTCGCAGAAGTACTGCACAGTCCACTGTACAGGCTACATGCGCAGCTGGCCAACCAGTCAGTTGGGAGCAGACGGGGAGGGCGAGGCGGACAAGCAGgacagctcccacttcagctgcCTGGTGGCGGTGGGACGCATCCACTCTCACTCATCTCCCCAGGTTAACGGAGAAGTCCGAGTTAAACCAACAGAGTTCATCACACGCTATGCCATGGATGGCAAATTCACCTTTGTGGATCAAAG AGCGACAACCATTCTTGGTTATCTTCCCCAAGAGTTGCTTGGGACATCATGCTATGAGTACTTCCATCAAGACGACTTACCGCATTTAGCAGATAGACATCGAAAAG TGCTGCGGAGTAAAGAGAAAATTGAGACAAACTGTTATAagttcaaaacaaaatatgGCTCTTTCGTCACTCTGCAAAGTCAGTGGTTTAGTTTTGTAAATCCCTGGACCAAAGAAGTAGAATACATAGTGTCAACTAATACAGTCATATC ACATGATCACAGTCGAAACAGGTCGGGAAACAAGTCTGAACAGCTGAGCAATTCCAAGACTTCTGAAG ATGGCAAGAAGTCCCTTCCGATTATACCAGGCATCTCCAACACACCTGGAACTATGATTTATGCTGGAAGCATAGGGACCCAGATTGCCAATGAGCTCCTGGATTTCAACAG GATGAACTCATCACCTTCCAGTGGTAACGTCAGCCCGTTCAGTTTGCCACAGGATAAGTCTCCACAAACTCACAATCAAATGAGCAACAAT GTGCCAAATGGAGAGGCAACAGACATGGAGATGCCAGGAAAGTCCAGCTCAGAGGATGAGCCCCAGGGAGCTACATTctcaggaggagaaacactcaTGG GGGAGAATTCCCAGCTGGATTTGGACAGTGTGGTTGGACCAGGCCTTAGTAGTCTCAGCAACGATGAAGCAGCCATGGCAGTGATCATGAGCCTCCTGGAGACGGACACAAACTTGGGCGAGGCTGTGGACTTTGAAGAGATGCACTGGTCTTTATAG